The Carnobacterium divergens genome includes a window with the following:
- a CDS encoding GNAT family N-acetyltransferase, whose translation MQEHYYLTKPIEALESSYCSFLNDWEKSKKKMVPWVIERDPTHFKEMISLFEEEVRGENIPKNWVPASTFWYCSSENELIGVVTIRHYLTEELLQTGGHIGYGIKPSMRRKGHATRLLNLSLEECQKLGLKKMLITCDKENEGSRKTIQHNGGQMENEVVENNGNIVQRYWIPLP comes from the coding sequence ATGCAAGAACACTATTACTTAACGAAACCGATCGAAGCATTAGAATCGAGTTATTGTTCTTTTTTAAACGATTGGGAAAAATCGAAAAAAAAAATGGTTCCATGGGTGATTGAAAGAGATCCAACTCATTTTAAAGAAATGATTAGTCTTTTTGAAGAAGAGGTACGAGGTGAAAATATTCCGAAAAACTGGGTACCGGCATCAACCTTTTGGTACTGTAGTTCTGAAAATGAACTCATTGGGGTTGTAACTATTCGCCATTATTTAACTGAGGAGTTGCTTCAAACAGGTGGACATATTGGGTATGGCATTAAGCCTAGTATGAGAAGAAAAGGACATGCGACTCGTTTACTGAATCTGAGCCTAGAAGAATGTCAGAAATTAGGTCTTAAAAAAATGTTAATCACTTGTGATAAAGAAAATGAAGGGTCAAGAAAAACGATTCAGCATAATGGTGGTCAGATGGAAAATGAAGTGGTTGAGAATAACGGAAATATCGTTCAAAGATATTGGATTCCACTCCCTTAA
- a CDS encoding HTH domain-containing protein produces MEQLDTKFIQFLSMISRQKEIRSITELALNLGVSRRMVYYYVDKLNDFLKEKKRPTLQRQKRKGFEISKIQQQEIQLWMKAQETTDYVLTQNERHLLIGLLILIENKKWQLQHLQDFFHVSRNTVIKDVQLVKEWLLTFGVTIESNKKRGYFVTISELNRRQLIYQQLYLMEIAQMDAIYYLLVHELEIVKTPQELNQAIQAIEAAIYQTKTSLAKEITELDTHILAKMIVIVQNRSKNGWIVEWTKKEAALIEERLEFKIVVQLLQQLNGYFGIDHLEKEAYYYSVLLLCIEKNVDAHFLSNPFENLVYVTKNFVRLFEQIAGIHFHNRDRLIEKIQTHMKVLYYRHVFEVQMPNYLVKDLSDRYEKAFKLTEKVSIIMKSDIVFQTSFSKGLTKTEITEIAIYFEEAILKEQTRRDVLQVLVVSDCSTVLNNVIEAHLQQLLPESLVVGNLKSKSAYYYPGKVDYCISTNLNYVHPQGETVYVSPILTIEDKKRMKELGKKRPLTLKKREKIKLLLTEFQYIENQDAFILELEKLVKSPKRELPKKYQVKLVDFLKNSEFCFVEDQEDSLPTLLDKMSKPLIEEHYIQVSYREQIKEELNQGQLIFLYSKILLVHTDYRFGSIKPGCSFLFLKSPLIVKNNKEVQLIVFLATEETMAHVPLLFELDHLLQSNFYEILIKTASFQAATQQLQS; encoded by the coding sequence ATGGAGCAGCTGGATACAAAGTTCATTCAATTTTTAAGTATGATTAGTAGACAAAAAGAAATTCGAAGTATAACAGAATTAGCTCTCAATTTAGGTGTTTCTAGAAGAATGGTTTATTATTATGTTGATAAATTAAATGATTTTTTGAAAGAAAAAAAAAGACCAACTCTTCAAAGACAAAAAAGAAAAGGATTCGAAATTTCAAAAATACAACAGCAAGAAATTCAACTATGGATGAAGGCTCAAGAAACGACAGATTATGTATTAACTCAAAATGAACGGCATTTATTAATAGGGTTGCTTATTTTAATTGAAAATAAAAAATGGCAGTTGCAACATCTACAAGATTTTTTTCATGTCTCTAGGAATACTGTTATAAAGGATGTTCAATTAGTTAAAGAATGGTTATTAACTTTTGGTGTAACGATTGAAAGCAATAAAAAAAGAGGCTATTTTGTAACAATTAGTGAATTAAATCGAAGACAGTTAATTTATCAACAACTTTATCTAATGGAAATTGCTCAGATGGATGCAATTTATTATTTATTGGTACACGAATTGGAAATAGTAAAAACACCTCAAGAACTAAATCAAGCTATTCAGGCTATTGAAGCAGCTATTTATCAAACAAAAACTTCTTTAGCCAAGGAGATTACGGAATTAGACACTCATATTTTAGCAAAAATGATAGTGATCGTACAAAATAGAAGTAAAAATGGTTGGATTGTAGAATGGACAAAAAAAGAAGCGGCACTCATAGAAGAACGTTTGGAATTTAAAATTGTTGTTCAACTTTTGCAACAGCTTAATGGATATTTTGGAATAGACCACCTTGAAAAAGAAGCTTATTACTACAGTGTCTTACTGTTATGTATTGAAAAGAATGTGGATGCTCATTTTCTAAGCAATCCCTTTGAAAATTTAGTTTATGTAACCAAAAATTTTGTCCGTTTGTTTGAACAAATTGCAGGGATTCATTTTCATAACCGCGATCGCTTGATTGAAAAAATTCAAACCCATATGAAAGTACTCTATTATCGACATGTTTTCGAGGTTCAGATGCCTAATTATTTAGTAAAAGATCTAAGCGATCGTTATGAAAAAGCATTTAAGTTAACTGAAAAAGTGAGTATTATTATGAAATCGGATATTGTTTTTCAAACAAGTTTTTCAAAAGGATTGACGAAAACAGAAATCACTGAAATTGCCATTTATTTTGAGGAAGCGATTTTAAAGGAACAGACTAGAAGAGATGTTTTACAAGTATTGGTTGTTTCTGATTGTTCAACTGTTTTAAATAACGTGATTGAGGCTCATTTACAACAATTATTACCAGAAAGTTTAGTTGTTGGAAATTTAAAATCAAAAAGTGCGTATTATTATCCTGGCAAAGTAGACTACTGCATTTCAACCAATCTAAATTATGTTCATCCTCAAGGAGAAACAGTTTATGTTTCGCCAATTTTAACAATTGAGGATAAAAAACGGATGAAAGAATTAGGAAAGAAGCGACCTTTGACGTTGAAAAAAAGAGAAAAGATTAAATTGCTTCTGACTGAGTTTCAGTATATAGAGAATCAAGATGCATTTATCTTGGAATTGGAAAAACTAGTAAAAAGTCCAAAAAGAGAGTTGCCTAAAAAATATCAAGTAAAGCTGGTTGATTTTTTGAAGAACTCAGAGTTTTGTTTTGTGGAAGATCAAGAGGACAGTTTGCCTACTTTATTAGATAAAATGAGTAAGCCGTTAATTGAAGAGCATTATATTCAAGTGAGTTATAGAGAACAAATAAAAGAAGAGCTTAATCAAGGACAGCTTATTTTTTTATATTCCAAAATCTTACTAGTGCATACAGATTATCGTTTTGGTTCAATCAAACCGGGGTGTAGTTTTCTATTTTTAAAATCGCCACTTATAGTGAAGAATAATAAAGAGGTCCAGTTGATTGTTTTCTTGGCAACAGAAGAAACAATGGCACATGTCCCCTTATTATTTGAATTGGATCATTTATTGCAATCTAATTTTTATGAAATACTAATAAAAACAGCCTCTTTTCAAGCGGCAACTCAGCAACTTCAATCTTGA
- a CDS encoding PTS sugar transporter subunit IIB: MLNVLAACGNGMGSSMVIKMKIEKILKELAVADFKVEYCSVGEAKSQAGGYDIIVASNHLIHELDGRTKGHLLGLDNLMDDIEIKNKLMPLVS; encoded by the coding sequence ATGTTAAACGTTTTAGCAGCATGTGGAAATGGGATGGGCTCAAGTATGGTGATTAAAATGAAAATTGAAAAAATATTGAAGGAATTAGCAGTTGCAGATTTTAAAGTAGAGTATTGTAGCGTAGGGGAAGCTAAATCACAAGCAGGAGGATACGACATCATTGTGGCTTCTAATCATTTGATTCATGAATTAGATGGCAGAACGAAAGGGCATTTGTTAGGTTTAGATAATTTAATGGACGATATAGAAATTAAAAATAAATTAATGCCACTTGTCTCATAG
- a CDS encoding Cof-type HAD-IIB family hydrolase, with protein sequence MIKLVAIDIDGTLLTSDHRLTQNVCEAIELAKNSGVTIVLCTGRPLVGITPYLEKLGLLDSTTIAITQNGALVQETQSKKVLNHLTLTADQVKRIYQFSNNQKAQLTFFDESEMYHTALKPSQLVVDDAKLLHTHLTYLDVDKLTPDTLVTKGMFLGDPTEMDTLIQELPALFKDDFYMVRSVPYNFEFLNKQASKGKALQSLAESLQLQVDEVMAIGDAENDRSMLEYAGHAVVMENGTEEMKALATFITKSNDEDGVAHAIHELILKKTGD encoded by the coding sequence ATGATCAAATTAGTAGCTATTGATATTGATGGAACACTTTTAACGAGTGACCATCGCTTAACTCAAAATGTTTGTGAGGCAATCGAATTAGCAAAAAACAGTGGTGTTACAATTGTATTATGTACAGGCAGACCGCTTGTCGGAATTACTCCGTATTTGGAAAAATTGGGTTTACTCGATTCAACAACAATAGCCATTACACAAAACGGTGCTTTAGTACAAGAGACCCAATCAAAAAAAGTGTTGAATCACTTAACTCTAACAGCCGATCAAGTGAAGCGCATTTATCAATTTTCGAACAATCAAAAAGCCCAATTAACTTTTTTTGATGAGTCGGAAATGTACCACACAGCCCTTAAACCATCACAGCTTGTAGTAGATGATGCTAAATTGCTACATACGCACTTAACGTATCTTGATGTGGATAAATTAACGCCAGATACCTTAGTGACAAAAGGAATGTTTTTAGGAGATCCAACAGAAATGGATACATTGATTCAAGAACTTCCAGCTTTGTTTAAGGATGACTTTTATATGGTTAGAAGCGTACCTTATAACTTTGAATTTTTAAATAAACAAGCCAGTAAGGGAAAGGCACTACAAAGCCTTGCGGAATCGTTGCAATTGCAAGTAGATGAAGTGATGGCGATTGGAGATGCGGAAAATGATCGGAGTATGCTAGAGTATGCCGGACATGCAGTCGTAATGGAAAATGGCACAGAAGAAATGAAAGCACTAGCAACCTTTATTACGAAATCAAATGATGAAGATGGGGTTGCCCATGCTATCCATGAGTTGATTCTAAAAAAAACAGGTGACTGA
- the pnp gene encoding polyribonucleotide nucleotidyltransferase, producing MTEKQIFKKEWAGRTLKVEVGQLAKQANGAALIRYGDTAVLTAAVASKKAKDVDFFPLTVNYDEKMYAVGKIPGGFIKREARPSERATLTARLIDRPIRPMFAEGFRNEVQITNTVMSVEQDCSPEFAAMFGSSLALCISDIPFNGPIAGVDVGRINGEYVINPTVEQNELSDIHLTVAGTKDAINMVESGAKEVSEEDMLGALLFGHNAIKELVAFQEEIAQAVGKEKMEIALLQIDAALDAEVNAAFKQKMIDAIQTEEKLAREENIESVKEEAIAHFEEKYAADEEAARIFKEVKQIVEDLEKNEVRRLITVDKVRPDGRKIDEIRHLASEVGMLPRTHGSGLFTRGQTQALSIATLAPLGEHQIIDGLGIEESKRFIHHYNFPQYSVGSTGPSRGPGRREIGHGALGERALSQVIPSEEDFPYTIRLVAEVLESNGSSSQASICAGTLALMDAGVPIKAPVAGIAMGLVKDGENYTVLTDIQGLEDHLGDMDFKVAGTTAGITALQMDIKIDGITQQILEEALTQAKKARLEILDELTSTISAPRLELSEYAPKIEMIKIKPEKIKVVIGRGGDQINAIIEETGVKIDIDQEGNVSIASTDAAMIQKAKTIIEDLTREIKIGEIFNGKVKRIEKFGAFVEIIKGKDGLVHISELANERVGKVEDILALNDEVMVKVTEIDNQGRINLSRKALLKKDEEETTDKETK from the coding sequence ATGACAGAAAAACAAATTTTTAAAAAAGAGTGGGCTGGCCGCACGTTAAAGGTTGAAGTGGGCCAATTAGCAAAACAAGCAAATGGAGCTGCTTTAATCCGTTATGGCGACACTGCTGTATTAACAGCCGCAGTAGCTAGTAAAAAAGCAAAAGATGTTGACTTTTTCCCATTAACAGTGAACTATGATGAAAAAATGTATGCAGTTGGTAAAATTCCAGGAGGATTTATTAAACGTGAAGCGCGTCCAAGTGAAAGAGCAACTTTGACTGCTCGTTTGATTGACCGCCCAATTCGTCCAATGTTTGCAGAAGGTTTCCGTAATGAAGTTCAAATTACGAATACTGTGATGTCAGTAGAACAAGATTGCTCACCAGAATTCGCTGCAATGTTTGGTTCTTCATTAGCACTTTGTATATCAGATATTCCGTTTAATGGCCCAATTGCAGGTGTTGATGTTGGTCGTATTAATGGCGAGTACGTGATTAACCCAACAGTTGAACAGAACGAATTATCAGATATTCATTTAACCGTTGCAGGAACAAAAGACGCTATTAACATGGTTGAAAGTGGTGCTAAAGAAGTTTCAGAAGAAGATATGTTAGGCGCGTTACTTTTTGGTCATAACGCCATTAAAGAATTAGTTGCTTTCCAAGAAGAAATTGCTCAAGCAGTTGGCAAAGAAAAAATGGAAATAGCATTGTTACAAATTGATGCAGCGTTAGATGCAGAAGTAAATGCTGCCTTTAAACAAAAAATGATTGACGCTATTCAAACAGAAGAAAAATTAGCTCGTGAAGAAAATATTGAATCAGTAAAAGAAGAAGCGATTGCTCATTTTGAAGAAAAATATGCTGCAGATGAAGAAGCGGCCCGTATTTTTAAAGAAGTGAAACAAATTGTGGAAGATTTAGAAAAAAATGAAGTACGTCGTTTAATCACAGTTGATAAAGTCCGTCCAGATGGCCGTAAAATTGATGAGATTCGTCACTTAGCTTCTGAAGTAGGCATGTTGCCGCGTACTCATGGTTCTGGATTGTTTACTCGTGGACAAACACAAGCTTTATCCATTGCAACATTAGCACCTCTTGGAGAACATCAAATTATTGATGGCTTAGGAATTGAAGAGAGCAAACGTTTCATCCATCATTATAACTTCCCTCAATATTCAGTAGGAAGTACTGGCCCAAGTCGTGGTCCTGGTCGTCGTGAAATCGGTCACGGTGCATTAGGAGAACGTGCTTTGTCTCAAGTAATTCCAAGTGAAGAGGACTTCCCTTACACTATTCGTTTGGTTGCTGAAGTATTAGAATCAAATGGTTCTTCTTCTCAAGCAAGTATCTGTGCTGGAACGTTAGCATTAATGGATGCAGGTGTTCCAATTAAAGCACCAGTTGCAGGGATTGCAATGGGACTTGTTAAAGATGGCGAAAACTATACGGTGTTAACGGATATTCAAGGATTGGAAGATCATTTAGGCGACATGGACTTTAAAGTTGCTGGAACGACTGCTGGAATTACAGCTCTTCAAATGGATATTAAGATTGACGGAATTACTCAACAAATTTTAGAAGAAGCTTTAACACAAGCTAAAAAAGCCCGTTTAGAAATTTTAGATGAATTAACTTCTACAATTTCTGCACCACGCTTAGAGCTTAGCGAATATGCTCCTAAGATTGAAATGATTAAAATTAAACCAGAAAAAATCAAAGTGGTTATTGGTCGTGGTGGCGATCAAATCAATGCAATCATTGAAGAAACTGGCGTTAAAATTGATATCGATCAAGAAGGAAATGTCAGCATTGCTTCAACGGATGCCGCTATGATTCAAAAAGCGAAAACAATTATTGAAGATTTAACAAGAGAAATTAAAATTGGTGAAATTTTCAATGGTAAAGTAAAACGTATTGAAAAATTCGGTGCTTTTGTAGAAATTATTAAAGGAAAAGATGGCTTAGTTCATATTTCTGAACTTGCAAATGAGCGCGTTGGTAAAGTAGAAGACATTCTTGCATTAAATGATGAAGTAATGGTTAAAGTTACTGAAATCGATAACCAAGGACGTATCAACCTTTCTCGTAAAGCCTTGCTTAAAAAAGACGAAGAAGAAACAACAGATAAAGAAACAAAATAG
- the rpsO gene encoding 30S ribosomal protein S15 gives MAISKEDKNVIMKQYATHEGDTGSPEVQIAVLTAEINHLNEHARVHKKDHHSYRGLMKKIGHRRNLLAYLRNKDVARYRELIQSLGLRR, from the coding sequence ATGGCAATTTCTAAAGAAGACAAAAACGTAATCATGAAACAATATGCAACTCACGAAGGAGATACTGGTTCTCCAGAAGTACAAATTGCTGTATTAACTGCAGAAATCAATCACTTAAATGAGCATGCACGTGTTCACAAAAAAGATCATCATTCATACCGTGGATTAATGAAAAAAATTGGTCACCGTCGTAACTTGCTTGCATACTTACGTAACAAAGATGTAGCTCGTTACCGTGAATTAATTCAAAGCCTAGGCTTACGTCGTTAA
- a CDS encoding 3-keto-L-gulonate-6-phosphate decarboxylase UlaD: MTIPNLQIALDNNSLSEAISSISKAGPFVDIVEVGTILCLQEGVEAIRCLRALFPKKIIIADTKCADAGGTVAKNCTDAGADWMTVICCATIPTMKAALKEVHDLQVELYGNWTFEEASQWLEAGISQVIYHQSRDALLAGESWGEEDLLKLRKLSRMGFKVSVTGGLTKESLDLFKGIDVYTFIAGRGIAQAEDPATAAKEFKAEIQRIWGE, encoded by the coding sequence ATGACGATACCCAATTTACAAATAGCGTTAGATAACAATTCATTAAGCGAAGCTATTTCTTCTATTTCGAAAGCAGGACCGTTTGTTGATATTGTAGAAGTAGGAACAATTCTTTGTCTTCAAGAAGGAGTAGAAGCCATTCGTTGTTTACGAGCATTGTTTCCTAAAAAAATTATTATAGCTGATACAAAATGTGCGGACGCTGGAGGAACAGTAGCGAAAAATTGTACGGATGCCGGAGCTGACTGGATGACAGTAATCTGCTGTGCAACGATTCCAACCATGAAGGCAGCTTTAAAAGAAGTTCATGATTTGCAAGTAGAATTATACGGGAATTGGACTTTTGAGGAAGCTAGTCAATGGTTGGAAGCGGGAATTAGTCAAGTCATTTACCATCAAAGTCGTGATGCGCTTTTAGCTGGCGAGAGTTGGGGAGAAGAAGATTTATTAAAGCTTCGTAAATTAAGTAGAATGGGATTTAAAGTATCTGTTACTGGTGGTTTAACGAAAGAATCATTAGACTTATTTAAAGGGATTGATGTGTACACCTTTATTGCAGGAAGAGGAATTGCGCAAGCTGAGGACCCTGCTACTGCAGCAAAAGAATTTAAAGCAGAAATCCAGCGTATCTGGGGTGAATAA
- a CDS encoding biotin--[acetyl-CoA-carboxylase] ligase produces the protein MSTTKEKVLSFIQKAYPNPISGQLISSELAISRTAVWKAIQRLKEEGYEIDSIGRSGYQFKEPPISKALLQEQLTTTLIGKELLVFPTISSTNTRAKELADQDLIGDGAVLISEEQTAARGRIGRTWNSLKGKTISLSIVLKPDLQPAKASLLTQLMAAAFINSLPENDSVKVKWPNDIVVNGKKICGILTEMSSELTKIHYVVVGIGINTNLLVEDFPEDISSKATSLAILQNQTIEPNHLISQFLKEFETLYLNFIESEDPTPFLDSCRKASAVIGQDIYLLKGNQRQLAHAVEIDDEGQLLVQLAGETDLTPVFAGEISIRGLDGYI, from the coding sequence ATGTCCACTACAAAAGAAAAAGTACTTAGTTTTATTCAAAAAGCGTATCCAAATCCAATTTCTGGTCAATTAATTAGTTCAGAATTAGCGATTTCTAGAACAGCTGTCTGGAAAGCAATTCAGCGATTAAAGGAAGAAGGGTATGAAATTGACTCGATTGGTAGAAGCGGGTATCAATTTAAAGAGCCGCCAATTAGTAAAGCTTTACTTCAAGAACAATTAACAACTACCCTCATTGGAAAAGAACTTTTAGTTTTCCCTACCATTTCTTCTACAAATACGAGAGCTAAAGAATTGGCAGATCAAGATTTAATTGGAGATGGCGCTGTTTTAATTTCAGAAGAACAAACAGCTGCCAGAGGACGCATTGGCCGAACATGGAATTCACTAAAAGGAAAGACTATCTCTCTTTCCATCGTTTTAAAACCAGATCTTCAACCAGCAAAAGCCAGCCTACTTACTCAGTTAATGGCAGCCGCTTTTATCAATTCATTGCCTGAAAATGATTCTGTCAAAGTGAAATGGCCAAATGATATTGTGGTGAACGGCAAAAAAATCTGTGGGATTTTAACAGAAATGAGCTCTGAATTAACAAAAATTCATTATGTAGTTGTTGGCATTGGCATCAATACCAATTTATTAGTCGAAGATTTTCCAGAAGATATTTCAAGCAAAGCTACTTCTTTAGCTATTTTACAAAATCAAACAATCGAACCGAATCATTTGATCTCTCAGTTTTTAAAAGAATTTGAAACCTTATATTTAAATTTTATTGAATCAGAAGATCCAACGCCTTTTTTAGATAGTTGTCGTAAGGCTTCTGCTGTTATCGGGCAAGATATTTATCTTTTAAAAGGAAACCAGCGGCAATTAGCCCATGCTGTTGAAATTGATGATGAGGGACAGCTGTTGGTTCAATTAGCTGGGGAAACTGACTTAACTCCTGTTTTTGCTGGGGAAATTTCAATTAGAGGCTTAGATGGGTATATTTAA
- a CDS encoding PTS sugar transporter subunit IIA, producing MLSLKNSLIENNSIRLNQHAQNWQEAIKIATAPLVDSHAVEEKYSDAIIASTLHYGPYYILMPGLAMPHARPSDGVNQDAFSLVVLKEPVVFSDGKEISILITLAATSSAIHTSIAIPQIIAVFELPNIVERLLKVETSEEVLELIDEADFSQYI from the coding sequence GTGCTTTCATTGAAAAATTCTTTAATAGAAAATAATTCAATTAGATTAAATCAACATGCTCAAAATTGGCAAGAAGCCATCAAGATTGCAACAGCACCATTGGTAGACAGTCATGCTGTTGAAGAAAAATATAGCGATGCAATTATTGCCTCCACCTTACATTACGGACCCTACTATATTTTAATGCCAGGTCTTGCAATGCCTCATGCTAGACCCTCTGACGGAGTGAATCAGGATGCTTTTAGTTTAGTAGTCCTAAAAGAACCTGTTGTTTTTTCAGACGGGAAAGAAATTTCTATCTTAATCACCTTAGCTGCAACCTCAAGTGCCATTCATACTAGTATAGCAATTCCGCAAATTATTGCAGTCTTTGAGTTGCCTAATATTGTTGAACGGTTGCTAAAAGTCGAAACCAGCGAGGAAGTTTTGGAATTAATTGATGAAGCTGATTTTAGTCAGTACATTTAA
- a CDS encoding L-ribulose-5-phosphate 3-epimerase, producing the protein MVKIGIYEKALPKNITWLERLTLAKQLDFDFVEMSIDETDERLSRLNWSVAERQEIVKSIWESGVSIKSICLSGHRRYPLGSKDPMVQEKALIMMEKAIDLAFDLGVRVIQLAGYDVYYEEKSVETRENFIRNLKKAVTFASEKQVILAIEIMDDPFINSITRFLEIKKEISSPWLKVYPDLGNLTAWAENDVGLELEIGISEIVAIHLKDTLAVTPTFPGKFKKVPFGKGCVDFKGCFKTLNRLDYKGVFLIEMWSEDKLDFISDIQKAQTFLRPLLKEGGFCIDDE; encoded by the coding sequence ATGGTGAAAATAGGAATATATGAAAAAGCATTGCCAAAAAACATAACTTGGTTAGAACGTTTAACGCTTGCCAAACAACTAGACTTTGATTTTGTAGAAATGTCGATTGATGAAACCGATGAGCGATTATCACGATTAAATTGGAGTGTTGCTGAACGCCAGGAGATAGTAAAATCTATCTGGGAAAGTGGTGTTTCGATTAAGTCCATTTGTTTAAGTGGCCACCGTCGCTATCCTTTAGGATCAAAAGACCCTATGGTGCAAGAAAAGGCATTAATTATGATGGAAAAGGCAATTGATTTAGCGTTTGACTTAGGAGTTCGTGTTATTCAACTGGCGGGATATGATGTGTATTATGAAGAAAAAAGTGTTGAAACAAGAGAAAATTTTATTCGAAATCTAAAAAAAGCAGTCACTTTTGCTAGCGAAAAACAAGTGATTTTAGCGATTGAAATTATGGATGATCCATTTATCAATTCAATCACTCGCTTTTTAGAAATAAAAAAAGAGATTTCGTCCCCTTGGTTAAAAGTCTATCCTGATTTGGGGAATTTAACAGCATGGGCAGAAAATGATGTTGGTCTTGAATTGGAAATAGGAATTTCAGAGATAGTTGCCATCCATTTAAAAGATACATTAGCCGTAACGCCAACATTTCCTGGTAAGTTTAAAAAAGTTCCGTTTGGCAAGGGATGCGTTGACTTTAAAGGCTGTTTTAAAACGCTAAATCGCTTAGATTATAAAGGGGTTTTTTTAATTGAAATGTGGAGTGAGGATAAGCTGGACTTCATTTCAGATATTCAAAAAGCGCAAACGTTCTTACGGCCGTTGTTAAAAGAAGGAGGTTTCTGTATAGATGACGAATGA
- a CDS encoding L-ribulose-5-phosphate 4-epimerase, translating into MTNDVIKKMKEDVYKANVALSKHGLVKLTWGNVSQINRKLGVVVIKPSGVAYNMMTAQDMVVTDLQGNKISGTLNPSSDLPTHIILYQAFKEIKSVVHTHSKWAVSWAQAGRSIPAYGTTHADAFYGSIPCTRELTKQEIESAYEVETGNVIIETFRENQLDPHAIPGVIVKGHGPFTWGEDSKKAVENSLILEEVAEMAMHTETAYFTRQEAPNLSQYLLEKHYLRKHGENAYYGQSQ; encoded by the coding sequence ATGACGAATGATGTGATAAAAAAAATGAAAGAAGATGTTTACAAAGCTAATGTAGCATTGTCAAAGCATGGGTTAGTAAAATTAACTTGGGGAAATGTTAGTCAAATTAACCGAAAATTAGGTGTCGTAGTCATTAAACCTAGTGGAGTTGCTTATAATATGATGACGGCGCAAGATATGGTCGTTACGGATTTACAAGGCAATAAAATCAGTGGCACGCTAAATCCTTCTTCTGATTTGCCAACTCATATTATTTTGTATCAAGCTTTTAAAGAAATTAAATCGGTGGTGCATACTCATTCAAAATGGGCTGTTAGTTGGGCACAAGCAGGCAGATCAATTCCTGCTTACGGGACGACTCACGCAGATGCTTTCTATGGGAGTATCCCATGTACACGAGAATTGACCAAACAAGAAATTGAATCAGCCTATGAAGTTGAGACCGGAAACGTCATTATTGAGACTTTTCGAGAAAATCAGCTAGATCCTCATGCAATTCCAGGGGTAATTGTCAAAGGGCATGGTCCATTTACTTGGGGAGAAGATTCAAAAAAAGCGGTGGAAAATAGTTTGATTTTAGAAGAAGTAGCAGAGATGGCTATGCATACGGAAACAGCATATTTTACTCGTCAAGAAGCCCCAAATCTATCCCAGTATTTGTTAGAAAAACATTATTTAAGAAAACATGGTGAAAATGCATACTATGGGCAAAGTCAATAA